From Xylanibacter oryzae DSM 17970, a single genomic window includes:
- a CDS encoding gliding motility protein GldB-related protein: protein MRKAYYILLVLMILTISCEFHLRPSDSYGEKSELEISRYDRLESTYLTTGDFSALQQMNTGYPMETRTLIEDVLKLGEVNDPEINSKFLNFYQDTILQSIVSDVEVEYANMDDVNKNMSEAFSKLNKLIPDFPMPHIYAQIGALDQSVVVGNHSIGISLDKYLGEKYPLYKKFYSADQRKMMNRQSIVPDCLNFYILSLYPLKNFETSSQLERDMHIGKIQWVANHVMKKKVFNNDYVKIVSYYMKNTDTSIAELLKDNNYSKIISESGIKVKNVQPQP from the coding sequence GTGCGTAAAGCTTATTACATATTATTAGTATTGATGATTCTTACAATAAGTTGTGAGTTTCATTTAAGGCCTAGCGATAGTTATGGAGAAAAATCTGAATTAGAGATATCTCGTTACGATCGTTTGGAAAGTACTTATCTTACCACAGGTGATTTTTCAGCATTGCAACAGATGAACACAGGTTATCCCATGGAAACCCGCACATTGATAGAAGACGTATTAAAATTAGGCGAAGTTAATGACCCAGAGATAAACTCTAAATTTCTTAATTTTTATCAAGATACAATATTACAAAGTATAGTATCTGATGTTGAAGTAGAGTATGCTAATATGGATGATGTGAATAAAAATATGAGTGAAGCTTTTTCTAAATTGAATAAGTTGATACCAGATTTCCCGATGCCTCACATTTATGCTCAAATAGGAGCTCTAGACCAGAGCGTAGTAGTTGGTAATCATAGTATAGGTATCTCTCTAGATAAGTATTTAGGAGAAAAATATCCATTGTATAAAAAGTTCTATTCAGCAGATCAACGTAAGATGATGAATAGGCAATCTATAGTTCCAGACTGTCTTAATTTTTATATTTTAAGTCTGTATCCATTGAAAAATTTTGAGACTAGCAGTCAACTAGAACGTGATATGCACATTGGAAAAATTCAGTGGGTGGCAAACCATGTCATGAAGAAGAAGGTTTTTAATAACGATTACGTAAAGATAGTAAGCTATTATATGAAGAATACAGATACTTCTATAGCCGAACTATTGAAGGATAATAACTATTCTAAAATAATAAGTGAGAGTGGTATTAAGGTTAAGAATGTCCAACCTCAGCCTTAA
- a CDS encoding aminotransferase class I/II-fold pyridoxal phosphate-dependent enzyme, with amino-acid sequence MKATPIKKEIIDNAIKDFGIQDFAKATIREVKSIAAYAEKESGVEFIKMEMGIPGLPAAKVGVDAQIKALESGIAHSYPDIQGLPALKSEASRFVKAFIGVDISSEGCIPVCGSMQGTFASFLTCSQCNPQKDTVLFIDPGFPVQKMQLQVQGVKYETFDVYDFRGEKLAPKLESYLSKGNICTIIYSNPNNPSWICLNEDELKAIGTLATKYDAIVMEDLAYFAMDFRKNLSTPFASPYQATVARYTDNYILLISGSKAFSYAGERIGVTCISDKLFHRKYDALAARYEGLPFGLVFSTRMLYALSSGTSHSAQFAMAAMLKAASDGTFDFRKEINIYGERAHKLKEIFCRHKFYIVYDKDLDEDIADGFYFTIGYHGMTSGELAHALMYYGVSAICLITTGSHQEGLRVCTSFIKDNQYDLLEERMKIFEENN; translated from the coding sequence ATGAAAGCAACTCCAATAAAAAAAGAAATAATAGATAACGCCATAAAAGATTTTGGCATACAAGACTTTGCAAAAGCGACTATTAGAGAGGTTAAATCAATCGCAGCATATGCAGAAAAAGAATCTGGCGTAGAATTTATAAAAATGGAGATGGGTATTCCCGGACTTCCAGCTGCAAAAGTAGGTGTTGACGCACAGATTAAGGCGTTAGAATCCGGAATAGCTCACAGTTATCCTGATATACAGGGACTCCCTGCACTTAAATCAGAAGCATCAAGATTTGTTAAGGCATTTATAGGTGTTGACATCAGTTCAGAGGGATGCATACCTGTATGTGGTTCTATGCAGGGCACATTTGCATCTTTCCTCACTTGCTCACAATGTAATCCCCAAAAAGATACTGTTTTATTTATTGATCCGGGCTTTCCTGTGCAAAAGATGCAATTACAGGTACAAGGTGTAAAGTATGAGACTTTTGATGTATATGATTTCCGTGGTGAAAAACTAGCTCCAAAACTAGAAAGTTATTTGAGTAAAGGTAATATATGTACCATTATATACAGTAATCCCAATAACCCATCATGGATATGTCTTAATGAAGATGAATTAAAAGCGATAGGAACACTTGCAACTAAATATGATGCAATTGTAATGGAAGACCTAGCATACTTTGCTATGGACTTCCGCAAAAATCTCAGTACACCTTTTGCCTCTCCATATCAAGCTACTGTAGCCAGATATACAGACAACTATATTCTTCTTATTAGCGGTTCTAAAGCCTTCAGTTATGCAGGAGAGCGTATTGGAGTGACATGTATATCAGATAAATTATTTCACAGAAAATACGATGCATTGGCTGCAAGATATGAGGGTCTGCCATTCGGTTTGGTTTTTTCAACACGTATGCTTTACGCACTATCTTCTGGAACTAGCCATAGCGCTCAATTTGCAATGGCGGCAATGCTAAAGGCTGCAAGTGATGGAACCTTTGACTTTAGAAAAGAAATTAATATTTACGGAGAAAGAGCTCATAAACTAAAAGAAATCTTTTGCCGTCATAAGTTTTATATTGTATATGACAAAGATCTAGACGAAGATATCGCAGACGGATTCTATTTTACCATTGGATATCATGGCATGACAAGTGGAGAACTGGCTCATGCACTCATGTATTATGGTGTAAGTGCAATCTGCCTTATAACTACAGGAAGTCATCAAGAAGGCTTGCGCGTATGCACATCGTTTATAAAAGATAACCAATATGATTTATTAGAAGAACGTATGAAAATCTTCGAAGAGAATAATTGA
- a CDS encoding indolepyruvate oxidoreductase subunit beta: MKTDIILCGVGGQGILSIATIIGEAAMKEDLYIKQAEVHGMSQRGGDVQSNLRISSEPIHSDLIALGQADVIISMEPMEALRYLPYLNKDGWIITSSNPFINIPNYPDQDKLKADYDKLKNVISIDIDQLAKDNNVPRSANVILLGAAQKALGIDYEKLETAISRVFARKGDAIVSANIKALSIGKKAQK; the protein is encoded by the coding sequence ATGAAAACAGATATAATATTATGCGGTGTTGGAGGACAAGGTATTCTCTCTATCGCAACAATAATAGGTGAAGCTGCAATGAAAGAGGATTTGTATATCAAACAGGCCGAAGTACACGGAATGTCTCAACGTGGAGGTGATGTACAAAGCAATCTACGTATATCTTCAGAACCGATACACAGTGATCTTATTGCTCTAGGTCAAGCGGATGTTATTATTAGTATGGAGCCAATGGAAGCTCTACGTTATCTGCCATATTTGAATAAAGATGGATGGATTATTACATCTAGCAATCCTTTTATAAATATACCTAATTATCCAGATCAAGATAAGCTCAAGGCTGATTATGATAAGCTTAAAAATGTCATTTCCATTGATATTGACCAATTAGCAAAAGACAATAACGTACCACGTTCTGCTAACGTAATTCTATTAGGTGCGGCACAGAAGGCCCTAGGTATTGACTACGAAAAACTGGAGACTGCAATCAGCCGTGTATTTGCCAGAAAAGGTGATGCAATAGTATCGGCTAATATAAAGGCTCTATCTATTGGTAAAAAAGCTCAGAAATAA
- a CDS encoding TIGR01212 family radical SAM protein (This family includes YhcC from E. coli K-12, an uncharacterized radical SAM protein.) yields MNKALYNDYGSWIRKKFDFRVQKISVNAGFSCPNRDGRISFGGCIYCNNKTFNPAYCDNTKSVTEQLSEGKIFFGRKYPEMKYIAYFQAFTNTYSTVDELKAVYEEALECDDVVGIAIGTRPDCISGPLLDYLEALNRQTFVTIEYGIESTNDDTLKKINRGHNFECAKRAVFETAGRGITTCGHIILGLPGENEVESLRQAPIISSLPLDILKMHQLQIIKGTKLANDYNQTPFHLYTVDEYISLIAEYIQYLRKDLVLERFVSQSPKDMLVAPYWGIKNYEFTNLLNNKLNSEGIYQGKKIKAEVGHS; encoded by the coding sequence ATGAATAAAGCTCTATATAATGACTACGGTTCTTGGATTCGTAAAAAGTTTGATTTTCGCGTACAAAAAATATCCGTAAATGCAGGATTCTCATGTCCCAACCGTGATGGACGTATTTCTTTTGGTGGCTGCATTTATTGTAATAATAAGACATTCAACCCTGCTTATTGCGACAACACAAAGAGTGTTACAGAACAACTATCTGAAGGAAAAATATTCTTTGGTCGCAAATATCCTGAAATGAAATATATAGCTTATTTTCAAGCTTTTACTAATACATACTCAACAGTAGATGAACTTAAAGCCGTATACGAGGAAGCTCTAGAATGTGATGATGTCGTAGGCATAGCTATAGGTACACGCCCCGATTGTATATCAGGACCATTGCTTGACTATCTAGAAGCCCTTAACAGACAGACTTTTGTTACTATAGAATATGGTATTGAATCTACTAACGACGATACTCTCAAGAAGATAAATAGAGGGCATAATTTTGAATGCGCCAAAAGGGCGGTATTTGAAACTGCAGGCAGGGGCATAACAACCTGTGGACATATAATATTAGGACTGCCTGGAGAAAATGAAGTAGAATCACTTAGACAAGCACCCATTATTTCTTCTTTACCACTAGATATTCTAAAGATGCACCAGTTGCAAATAATTAAGGGTACAAAATTAGCTAACGACTATAACCAAACACCCTTTCATCTTTATACCGTAGACGAGTATATATCATTGATTGCTGAATATATACAATATCTACGTAAAGACTTGGTACTAGAGAGATTTGTTTCACAATCACCTAAAGACATGTTGGTCGCTCCATATTGGGGAATAAAGAACTATGAGTTTACGAACCTATTGAATAATAAGCTCAACTCTGAAGGTATATATCAAGGAAAAAAAATTAAGGCTGAGGTTGGACATTCTTAA
- a CDS encoding DUF4861 family protein, which yields MKTLKTIFALSLCMMLLTLPIEAKQKAKTKDTSASSVLKMIEKVNSHWQSTNSPEVNAFWDNAAYFTGNIEAYRLTGNAKYLEYSDKWARYNKWQGATEADPTKWLYKKYGEDQQHVLFGDWQICFQTYIDMYEMNPNAYKIARAKEVMDSECASSATDYWYWSDALYMVMPVMTKLYKVTGNKMYLDKLYKNFSYADNLMYDKDSHLYYRDAKYIYPEHKTVKGNKDFWSRGDGWVFAGLAKVLQDMPKSYEHYSYFLQRFKELASSIAKCQQKKGYWTRSLLDAEEANGPETSGTAFFTYGLLWGMNHGILDVATYKPVVDKSWNYLSNVALQNDGSVGYVQPIGEKAIKGQQLTAKNISNFGTGAFLLAACEKVRFDDNSVSASNIKPFEVDIKNKDNNLYHKVVELDAKTVFDKLGISGGRQFIVKNAVGQEVPYQLTYDGKILIEASVRPLGTASFIISKGLPATPKNYVYGRQYPERVDDIGWENDRCAYRLYGPALQRTGEDAYGNDVWLKNVPDLVEEDRYHTEDIMKEPIAELKKTDKEGADALEEATSYHYDHGYGFDCYKVGPTLGCGTPALLDGDKIIFPYCYKDYEILDNGPLRFTVSLTYNPSKIKGDNNVIEHRLLSLDKGSNFNKQTVWYDGLTKPCDLCAGVVIHSEDTTSVVLGKNYVQYADPTDNPKGQNFQIYVGTLFPDFVSSTKKLMYENPTRGNAGHAIGIIKDYKSGEKYTYYFGAAWSKYDCLSQEEWQIRINSYLNSLKSPFEISYK from the coding sequence ATGAAAACTTTAAAAACTATTTTTGCTTTGTCTTTGTGCATGATGCTACTTACACTGCCTATAGAGGCAAAGCAGAAGGCAAAAACAAAAGACACTTCTGCATCTTCTGTATTGAAGATGATAGAAAAAGTAAATAGTCATTGGCAGTCTACTAATAGCCCTGAAGTTAATGCTTTTTGGGATAATGCTGCTTACTTTACTGGTAATATTGAAGCTTATCGTCTTACAGGTAATGCTAAATATTTGGAGTACAGTGATAAATGGGCACGTTATAACAAATGGCAGGGAGCTACAGAGGCAGACCCTACCAAATGGCTATATAAAAAGTATGGTGAAGATCAGCAACATGTACTGTTTGGAGACTGGCAAATTTGTTTTCAGACATATATAGATATGTATGAAATGAATCCTAATGCTTACAAGATAGCTCGTGCAAAGGAAGTAATGGATTCTGAATGTGCTTCTTCTGCTACTGATTATTGGTATTGGTCTGACGCTTTATATATGGTAATGCCTGTTATGACTAAATTGTATAAGGTTACAGGTAACAAAATGTATCTTGATAAACTATATAAAAACTTTTCTTATGCAGACAATCTGATGTATGATAAAGACAGTCATCTGTATTATAGAGATGCGAAGTACATTTATCCGGAACATAAAACTGTTAAAGGAAATAAAGACTTTTGGTCAAGGGGTGATGGCTGGGTTTTTGCGGGACTTGCTAAAGTATTGCAAGATATGCCCAAATCTTATGAGCATTATTCATATTTCTTACAGAGATTTAAAGAGCTTGCTTCATCAATTGCTAAATGTCAGCAGAAAAAAGGTTATTGGACACGTTCATTGCTTGATGCTGAAGAAGCTAATGGGCCTGAAACTAGTGGAACAGCCTTCTTTACTTACGGATTGCTATGGGGTATGAACCATGGAATTCTGGATGTTGCTACATATAAGCCCGTTGTTGATAAGTCTTGGAATTATCTATCTAATGTAGCTTTACAAAATGACGGTTCTGTTGGTTATGTACAACCAATAGGGGAAAAGGCAATAAAAGGGCAACAGTTGACAGCTAAAAATATATCTAACTTTGGTACTGGTGCTTTTCTTTTGGCTGCATGTGAGAAAGTTCGTTTTGATGACAATAGTGTGAGTGCCTCTAATATAAAACCTTTTGAGGTTGATATTAAAAATAAAGATAATAATTTGTACCATAAGGTTGTAGAATTGGATGCTAAAACGGTCTTTGATAAACTAGGTATATCAGGAGGAAGACAGTTTATTGTTAAGAATGCAGTAGGGCAGGAAGTTCCTTATCAACTGACTTATGATGGCAAAATTCTTATAGAAGCATCTGTACGTCCTTTGGGAACAGCCTCTTTTATTATAAGTAAGGGCTTGCCGGCTACTCCTAAAAATTATGTTTATGGTCGTCAGTATCCTGAACGTGTAGATGATATTGGATGGGAAAATGACAGATGTGCTTATCGTCTTTACGGTCCGGCATTGCAACGAACAGGTGAGGATGCCTATGGTAACGATGTTTGGCTTAAAAATGTTCCTGATTTGGTAGAGGAAGACAGATACCATACAGAAGATATAATGAAAGAGCCTATTGCTGAATTGAAAAAAACAGATAAAGAAGGTGCCGATGCTCTAGAAGAGGCTACCAGTTATCATTATGATCATGGTTATGGATTTGATTGTTATAAGGTTGGTCCAACATTGGGTTGTGGTACTCCGGCATTGCTCGATGGTGATAAAATAATATTTCCATATTGTTATAAGGATTACGAAATATTAGATAATGGTCCTTTACGTTTTACTGTTAGTTTGACTTATAATCCAAGTAAAATAAAAGGAGATAATAATGTGATAGAGCACCGTTTGTTGAGCCTTGATAAAGGTTCAAATTTCAATAAACAGACTGTTTGGTATGATGGACTAACAAAACCTTGCGATTTGTGTGCAGGCGTAGTCATTCATTCAGAAGATACAACTAGCGTTGTTTTAGGCAAAAATTACGTTCAATACGCTGATCCTACCGACAATCCAAAAGGACAAAACTTCCAAATATATGTTGGAACCTTATTTCCTGATTTTGTAAGTTCTACTAAAAAACTTATGTATGAAAATCCAACAAGGGGAAATGCAGGTCATGCGATTGGTATAATAAAGGATTACAAAAGTGGTGAAAAGTATACATACTACTTTGGTGCAGCATGGAGTAAGTATGATTGTCTATCACAGGAAGAATGGCAGATAAGAATTAATTCTTATCTGAATAGCTTAAAATCGCCATTCGAAATTTCTTATAAGTGA
- a CDS encoding S9 family peptidase, translated as MKFFSILCTTLLIGSIQMNAGNKITVKQITDNTFKQETLDDVTTLNDGEAYAQISSDGKQIVKYSFKTGKPIGALFDVNTVRGKKIQNVDGYIMSPDGKRILIQTQTKRIYRRSFTAEYYIYDINNNKMVPLSDRGPQQTPLFSPDGNNIAFVRQNNIYLVKLLYDNSESQVTIDGKFNGIINGIPDWVNEEEFSTARSMVFTADSKMICWIRYDESNVKQYSLQLFKGLEPERNEFAEYPGQYSYKYPVPGEANSSVEALSYDIQSHQTRKMKVALDADGYMPRIVMTKDPAKIAVMTFNRHQDDLRIYMANPRSTVSQLVIEDKSDKYVKEEGLENICFTDNHILLPSEKDGFNHLYLYDINGKLIRKIGKGNFVINDVYGYDENNGNVYYSSNENGVTQQDVYVSKSNGSVECLTKRAGWNDAIFSHGFKYFINIYSSMNTPSVYTICNNSGHELVTLIDNKALDNKLKEFDISKCEMFSFTTSEGIKLNGWMIKPSDFDPNKKYPVILYQYSGPGNQQVLNKWGIGAFGQGAIFEESLAQQGFICVCVDGRGTGGRGADFEKCTYLRLGDLESKDQVETALYMGSLPYVDKDRIGIWGWSYGGWNTLMSMSEGRGVFKAGVAVAPPTNWRYYDSVYTERYMRTPKENKSGYDEVNPIARVNNLHGALLICHGLADDNVHFQNTAEYTEALVQADKDFKENIYVNRNHSIYGGNTRNHLLRQITNFFLTEMK; from the coding sequence ATGAAATTTTTTTCTATATTATGTACTACATTACTAATTGGTTCAATACAAATGAATGCAGGTAATAAAATTACTGTAAAGCAAATAACTGATAATACTTTCAAGCAGGAAACGCTTGATGACGTAACAACTCTGAATGACGGTGAAGCATATGCACAGATAAGTTCAGATGGTAAGCAGATCGTTAAGTACTCTTTTAAAACAGGTAAACCAATAGGAGCGCTTTTTGATGTTAATACAGTTAGAGGTAAAAAAATACAAAACGTTGATGGATATATAATGAGCCCGGATGGGAAACGTATTCTTATACAAACGCAAACAAAGAGAATCTATCGCCGTTCATTTACCGCCGAGTATTATATTTATGACATCAATAACAATAAGATGGTACCATTGAGTGATAGGGGCCCACAACAAACTCCACTATTTTCTCCTGATGGTAACAACATCGCATTTGTAAGACAAAATAATATATATTTGGTTAAGTTGCTTTATGATAATTCAGAAAGTCAGGTTACTATAGATGGTAAGTTTAACGGGATTATCAATGGAATCCCTGACTGGGTTAATGAAGAGGAATTTTCTACGGCTCGAAGTATGGTCTTTACAGCAGATAGCAAGATGATATGTTGGATACGTTATGATGAATCTAATGTAAAGCAATATTCATTGCAGTTGTTTAAGGGGCTGGAGCCTGAAAGAAATGAATTCGCAGAATACCCCGGACAGTACAGTTACAAGTATCCTGTTCCAGGTGAAGCCAATTCTTCTGTAGAGGCATTGAGTTATGACATACAATCTCATCAGACACGTAAAATGAAGGTAGCTCTTGATGCCGATGGGTATATGCCACGGATTGTTATGACGAAAGATCCTGCTAAAATAGCAGTAATGACATTCAACCGCCATCAAGACGATCTTCGTATATACATGGCAAATCCGCGAAGCACTGTTTCTCAGTTGGTAATAGAAGACAAATCCGATAAATATGTAAAGGAAGAAGGGCTTGAAAATATCTGTTTTACTGATAATCATATACTGCTTCCGAGTGAGAAAGATGGTTTTAATCATTTATATCTCTATGATATCAACGGCAAATTAATACGTAAGATAGGCAAAGGAAACTTTGTTATAAATGATGTGTATGGTTATGATGAGAATAATGGTAACGTTTATTATTCGTCGAACGAAAATGGAGTAACCCAACAGGACGTATATGTGTCAAAATCAAATGGAAGTGTAGAATGCTTAACAAAAAGGGCTGGGTGGAATGATGCTATATTCAGTCATGGCTTTAAATATTTTATTAATATATACAGTAGCATGAATACCCCTTCTGTATATACGATTTGTAATAATTCAGGTCATGAACTTGTTACACTTATAGACAATAAAGCCTTAGATAATAAATTAAAAGAATTTGATATATCAAAATGTGAAATGTTCTCTTTCACAACATCTGAAGGTATAAAACTTAACGGATGGATGATAAAACCTTCTGATTTTGATCCTAATAAGAAATATCCGGTGATTCTATATCAATATAGTGGACCAGGGAATCAGCAAGTACTCAACAAATGGGGGATAGGAGCTTTTGGACAGGGTGCTATCTTTGAAGAATCTTTGGCGCAACAGGGATTTATATGTGTTTGTGTAGATGGTCGCGGCACAGGCGGAAGGGGAGCTGACTTTGAAAAGTGTACATATTTACGACTTGGTGATTTAGAATCAAAAGATCAGGTTGAAACTGCTTTATATATGGGATCTCTACCATATGTAGACAAAGATCGCATAGGAATATGGGGATGGAGCTACGGAGGCTGGAATACGCTGATGAGTATGAGTGAGGGTAGAGGTGTATTTAAAGCTGGTGTTGCTGTGGCCCCACCAACAAACTGGCGCTACTATGATTCTGTTTATACTGAACGCTATATGCGCACTCCAAAAGAGAATAAATCAGGTTATGATGAAGTAAATCCGATTGCCCGTGTAAATAATCTTCATGGAGCGTTACTGATATGTCATGGACTAGCCGATGATAATGTACATTTTCAGAATACAGCAGAGTACACCGAAGCTTTAGTACAAGCTGATAAGGACTTTAAAGAAAATATATATGTGAATAGAAATCATAGTATATATGGAGGTAATACACGTAATCATTTGCTTAGACAGATAACTAATTTCTTTCTTACAGAAATGAAATAA
- a CDS encoding DUF4861 domain-containing protein, translating to MRKLFVGLSLISIALCASAQQSINITVYNKSRIARENAPVVLQLNKYGKVKSALVTLNGKEIPCQLDDMNGDGTNDELCFVTDINKESNLKFNIQLFDKGTPREYPAKVYAEMLMTNKKITSSNKQNLYISSLTTDRGVNPYWMMHHHGPAFESDLVAYRIYFDHRQTVDIYGKNHKGLELKQTQFYPDKTQKAAGTGDDVLWVGETLGVGTLRGWDGKAPVMISDVEHRTERILSRGPLRTVIEIVDKDWKPSANDEPVDMITRYTLYAGHRDCAVDIKFSKPVNSYKFCSGIINVKNSVEFSDKQGLRGCWGTDWPVSEKDSVGHKRETVGLGICINPNNIISEQPADKDNYAFVISTKTDELHYGIVFCSDNEDFGYHNAKTWFKFLKSWKEELCNPLEY from the coding sequence ATGAGAAAATTATTTGTAGGTCTGTCCTTAATTTCGATAGCTCTATGCGCTTCTGCTCAGCAATCGATAAATATTACAGTATACAACAAATCAAGAATCGCGCGAGAAAATGCGCCTGTAGTCTTACAACTTAATAAATATGGTAAGGTCAAGTCCGCACTTGTTACACTTAATGGGAAAGAAATTCCATGCCAACTTGATGATATGAATGGAGACGGCACTAACGATGAGTTGTGCTTTGTCACGGATATCAACAAGGAAAGTAACCTAAAGTTCAATATTCAATTATTCGATAAAGGAACTCCAAGAGAATATCCGGCCAAAGTATATGCAGAAATGCTTATGACAAACAAGAAAATAACTAGCTCAAACAAACAGAATCTTTATATAAGCAGCCTTACGACCGACCGTGGTGTTAATCCATATTGGATGATGCATCATCATGGACCAGCTTTCGAAAGCGACCTTGTGGCATATAGAATATATTTTGACCACAGACAGACTGTAGATATTTACGGGAAAAACCACAAAGGACTTGAATTAAAACAAACTCAATTCTATCCCGACAAGACACAAAAGGCTGCTGGTACAGGTGATGATGTACTATGGGTTGGTGAAACTCTTGGTGTAGGTACTCTTCGTGGATGGGATGGTAAGGCCCCTGTTATGATTAGCGATGTGGAACACCGCACTGAACGTATTTTGTCTCGCGGACCTTTACGTACTGTTATTGAGATCGTTGACAAAGACTGGAAACCAAGTGCAAATGACGAACCAGTTGATATGATAACACGTTATACATTGTATGCAGGTCATCGTGACTGTGCTGTAGATATCAAATTTAGCAAACCCGTAAATTCTTACAAATTTTGCTCAGGAATTATTAATGTAAAAAATTCTGTTGAATTTTCTGATAAGCAAGGATTACGCGGATGCTGGGGCACGGACTGGCCTGTATCCGAAAAAGACTCTGTAGGGCACAAACGTGAGACTGTTGGACTTGGAATTTGCATAAATCCCAATAATATAATTAGCGAACAACCAGCTGATAAAGATAATTATGCATTCGTTATTTCAACAAAAACAGATGAACTACACTATGGAATCGTATTCTGCAGTGATAATGAGGACTTTGGATATCATAATGCGAAGACTTGGTTTAAATTTTTGAAAAGTTGGAAAGAAGAATTATGCAATCCTTTAGAGTACTAA